One Xiphias gladius isolate SHS-SW01 ecotype Sanya breed wild chromosome 13, ASM1685928v1, whole genome shotgun sequence genomic window carries:
- the rp1l1a gene encoding retinitis pigmentosa 1-like 1 protein: MHSVQAGMWDPRPPSKHASPHPVPPPSNLRLARATPAKRITFYRSGDSQFGGVRMAIHKRSFKCFDALLDDLSQKVPLPFGVRTVTTPRGTNTIRHLEQLQDGGCYLCSDRRHAKPINMELASKRPSIWYHHSRRPQRPETSSATPPGHFPYRQRRILLVKNSEPGMRRSVVLGRRTRSLRAFLDEVSEVMQFHVRKLYTAEGRRIDSVQSLITCPGVLVCVGREPFSPMLVNFIKKSSEEKLPGLGSRSPGLGPRTPGNGARSPAAQGARSPPHGGQSRASEYSEGHESKKNVNFGLETKKSIIHPRSDSSNRSTRFSLSSEKSYSNGISTCSQARPAIMNDDIEKRVLVNKDGSLSVEMRVRFRLHNDETIQWSTQIKKSPSLSNECCPLSQVQPHYLQQGQSESCSDPDSMLFDPEGVDYSNQPLQHALEANHCPCCYQRQEQQYDLWENPAHSHKQPLVPPPHPRTSSHTRTMMRHTHSSSSSSSCNSRRVVRCRAKLSSCGGGLGSEQSQLVQEEMCVTEQVERRVEVEQDGETHVEVCRVSRCCSRSEVIAMDSNTRPLSSRSVEDELLMEEEGGRPMSAVSSSSHVLQSLKEDQDDEDDDLPPSASQCCHSNESSPSPTSERHLIDKPKSNVSAGSINCIEHKKHKDGEERRSRAVSAASSCQCGAVTPHSTAEAEEIDQALSSKSKMSRASCRSSKAKTPHSEEEGSADDEDEEIKRDVSVLSGHTGLSAGSQKSGESSVCPNCGGCKRRRTPSAMSAQSNLSVKSKKSHKSNCKNAVDRAISSLSAKSGVSAKTSASVKSHKSNCPLSTKIAVEDDDINKRAPSSLSVKSNASAKSGRAESPDSALSVKSTKSNVTAKSSTSHRSACSHCAKAVSPGAKIADEPIKATEQVEETEGEERAASDMSDKSNLSFKSNKSPKSTKALERSLSPSSEAEGDGEERPATQMSAGSVHSNMSVKSSKSYKSNFNGNETVASPSLKIEEEAEEKENEQRPESAISAKLEKEERAASARSSRSHKSNCNGNTGASSIRQDNTEDVENAKDWAASTLCGKSASSPNSQHSNTDVDGMVNRTPSAMSGKSHTSSKSSKFQKSDHSAASTNKDEKQNESQERVASAMSVQSKSSVRSSTSHKSNPSKNLKSVSPGPNVVTNNTSEGVDEEGNEATERAPSTASAKSEKSNVSPNHSGTAVIETEDADEKIVEDSAPRSKSSECSLGQTLSPKTTRSPRTRSPKVPAASPSSPQSSVQKLLPGPSVRETRGPSALSVHSTTSAKSGRSKCHCGAASALEKEGEDKEEASEKAASILSSSSKRQRKESGGTEQPLSRQSSGSVSLGLPEDQETADSDSRKSTVSFHTNTDSKSRNNGNKSTLSQNLPAVDIPTIETPRGGEDEESGGQKTERAASALSAKTSRSHKSSCNCSFKAAAHMLDSKPKEQHASVGPTGNDLETESVKSASTSKASNLDAPDNRTSSAISSASAKVRKKSPANSANNYNENQNISRPASEAKGKEDISEDKKASVHSKSPCCLRPESAFSAQSGSKMKASKQSKGEDSVKSDNLTSVKGQKAKSNVGSDCGSFKTSSSQKKEALIKPSNPCPLHSSRLCSKVDTCSESTLLHSLSAADLLKETIATCPHSRQSKASKSSDKTRSEKSARCQRIRNQKDMKDEQELTPACLPNASPNEVVSDWLRSIPANSSMLALGEELNESEQKDLEDKPGEEVGKEGESPEDENVDKEEKTEAEEGKSSDPAPNDAVGTSSHPNTLLLSGNSQPRNWHSSVAVMKVLLSSSLGRCRSMPEVSPVYGRRLSTSARGLLDCLAQLQLIEPAVSPGCDQQKDRNQQYEDIMGILQSLWLTEPRQSETKKVKDVGKEQVTPPRSSSGVDMSSGSGGSGKENGNQGGDETPAKETESLHEDEGAEKVVKEDEERNAEAGDKEIEAEPEETTTEQETTDIAEEQLQGEEQSTVPPSLDSPKATENPSSSDKSSGNDSSKSPTDNEQETLEDSSSSTPPTVLRAPLSKRLSQDPDPVWVLHLLKKLEKQFINHYINAMAEFKVRWDLDDSLVLDTMISELRDEVSRRIQSSVEREMRKIQSRAGRGGRIPRPPQGGNLSRESTMTEKRRQMLKVMKNQSVKTADSLSDGEMTGDFSDQRSDDEYCPCDACVRKKMAARPLKINPMAAEAPVMMEFDLLKILQLKKSPLPATAAKPQSVDVEGDIVISDEEGRNLEVVREEEEEDETKEDIKAEVVLEETIPEEGEEIGQEEDWVEAGEEEEIEAEKEENGVGEEVLEEGQTGGEETGEEEASYARNEEESDKAKEEEEAEETSDNTGEDKSADDEETGGEEERENVDDEEETGENETLDNEGETGTGEEDSDNETVRDATAGEGEIIENGEKEEAEVQECEVSDFKPEEEETTGRNHGKEEEIGEIDDDTAGRNAANEESTLVEEFVEGNVSASTEAEDEDDGNDATGEGESHEDGKGRKSEEQEMESAEEETASPQDQGAAPAVCVTEGEEADAEDSDTDNKHPSDTSADESGRDGAGTPGDEEIEGGRDGVEEEVVGDAVEEFKPEEEDEEAVNSNKRVVGALLHQFTRTSVECQLGSLEDIDMDSRLNPVSSVEVPKTGVSTGGGTSQRRSRSAARDKRRKPKESDVELDNF; this comes from the exons ATGCATTCGGTCCAGGCAGGGATGTGGGACCCCCGGCCCCCATCTAAACATGCCTCACCCCACCCAGTACCACCCCCCTCCAACTTACGCCTCGCCAGAGCCACGCCGGCAAAGCGGATCACCTTCTACAGAAGCGGCGACAGCCAGTTTGGGGGTGTCAGGATGGCTATCCACAAGCGCAGCTTCAAATGCTTTGACGCCCTGCTGGACGACCTTTCCCAAAAG GTTCCCCTGCCATTTGGTGTGCGGACTGTAACCACCCCCCGTGGTACCAACACCATCAGacacctggagcagctccaggaTGGCGGCTGCTACCTGTGCTCTGACCGGCGGCACGCTAAGCCAATCAACATGGAACTGGCCAGCAAACGCCCGAGCATCTGGTACCATCACAGCCGGAGGCCCCAGCGGCCTGAGACCTCATCCGCAACACCACCCGGACATTTTCCTTACAGGCAGCGACGGATTCTACTGGTGAAGAACAGCGAGCCAGGGATGAGGAGGAGCGTGGTGTTGGGTAGGAGGACCAGGAGCCTGAGGGCCTTTCTGGATGAAGTGTCCGAGGTGATGCAGTTTCATGTCCGCAAGCTCTACACTGCAGAGGGACGCAGG ATTGACAGTGTGCAGAGCCTGATTACGTGCCCTGGTGTCTTAGTATGTGTTGGCCGAGAACCATTTAGTCCAATGCTGgtaaactttatcaaaaagaGCTCAGAGGAAAAACTGCCTGGTCTGGGCAGCAGGTCCCCTGGTCTTGGCCCCAGGACTCCTGGAAATGGGGCCCGATCTCCTGCTGCACAAGGGGCAAGATCTCCACCTCATGGAGGTCAATCCAGAGCTAGTGAGTACAGTGAAGGAcatgaaagcaagaaaaatg TTAACTTTGGTCTGGAAACCAAAAAGAGCATCATCCACCCTCGTTCTGATTCCTCAAACCGCTCCACccgtttttctttgtcttcagaGAAATCATACAGCAATGGGATCAGTACCTGCTCCCAGGCCAGACCAGCTATAATGAATGATGACATTGAAAAGCGTGTGCTTGTCAATAAAGATGGCAGCCTCTCAGTAGAGATGAGGGTTCGTTTTCGTCTCCACAATGATGAGACCATACAATGGTccacacagattaaaaaatcCCCATCTCTGAGCAATGAATGTTGCCCCCTGAGCCAGGTCCAGCCCCATTACCTGCAGCAGGGCCAATCAGAAAGCTGTTCTGACCCCGATTCCATGTTATTTGATCCAGAGGGTGTGGATTATTCCAACCAACCTCTGCAGCATGCATTGGAAGCAAATCACTGCCCCTGCTGCTACCAGAGACAGGAACAGCAGTACGATTTATGGGAAAATCCAGCACACAGCCACAAACAGCCTCTTGTCCCGCCCCCGCATCCACGTACTTCTAGCCACACCCGCACTATGATGAGACATACACACTCCTCTAGCTCTTCTTCATCATGTAATTCCAGGAGAGTTGTGCGCTGCCGAGCAAAGCTCTCCAGCTGTGGAGGAGGCTTAGGTTCAGAGCAGAGCCAGCTGGTCCAGGAGGAGATGTGTGTGACAGAGCAGGTTGAGCGCAGAGTAGAGGTGGAGCAGGATGGAGAGACCCATGTAGAGGTATGCAGGGTGAGCCGGTGCTGCAGCCGCAGTGAAGTAATTGCTATGGATAGCAACACACGACCGCTCAGCAGCAGGTCAGTCGAGGATGAGCTActgatggaggaagaggggggcCGTCCGATGTCTGCAGTCAGCAGCTCCTCACATGTCCTGCAATCACTGAAAGAGGATcaggatgatgaggatgatgatcTGCCACCCAGCGCCTCACAGTGCTGTCATAGCAATGAATCATCACCATCTCCAACCTCTGAGCGTCACCTGATCGACAAGCCAAAAAGCAATGTCTCAGCAGGTTCCATCAACTGTATAGAACATAAGAAGCACAAGGATGgtgaagagagaagaagcaggGCCGTATCTGCAGCTTCTTCCTGTCAGTGTGGAGCAGTCACCCCACACTCAACAGCTGAAGCAGAGGAGATTGATCAAGCTCTCAGCTCCAAGTCCAAAATGAGCAGGGCCTCTTGCAGGTCAAGCAAAGCCAAGACCCCTCACTCAGAGGAAGAGGGATCAGcggatgatgaggatgaagagatAAAGAGGGATGTTAGTGTCTTGTCTGGTCACACAGGACTTTCGGCAGGCTCTCAGAAGTCAGGGGAATCTAGTGTGTGCCCTAATTGTGGGGGCTGCAAGCGTCGG agaacTCCCAGCGCCATGTCAGCTCAGTCCAACCTGTCTGTTAAGTCCAAAAAGTCTCACAAGTCCAACTGTA agaatgcTGTAGATAGAGCAATCAGCTCCTTGTCAGCCAAATCTGGTGTTTCTGCAAAGACCAGTGCTTCAGTCAAGTCTCATAAGTCCAACTGTCCATTAAGTACTAAAATTGCTGTGGAAGACGATGACATAAATAAAAGAGCTCCCAGTAGCCTTTCTGTTAAATCTAATGCTTCTGCCAAATCTGGCAGGGCAGAAAGCCCTGATAGTGCCCTGTCAGTAAAATCAACTAAATCAAATGTTACAGCAAAGTCCAGCACTTCTCATAGGTCCGCTTGCAGCCACTGTGCAAAAGCAGTATCTCCAGGTGCCAAGATAGCTGATGAACCCATCAAAGCAACAGAACAGGTGGAAGAAacagagggggaagagagagcaGCGAGTGACATGTCAGACAAGTCAAATCTGTCTTTCAAGTCTAACAAATCCCCTAAGTCCACCAAAGCTTTAGAGAGGTCACTTTCTCCCAGCTCAGAAGctgaaggagatggagaagaaagaCCAGCAACTCAAATGTCTGCCGGATCAGTTCATTCTAACATGTCTGTTAAGTCTTCAAAGTCATACAAGTCTAACTTTAATGGCAATGAAACTGTGGCATCTCCTAGCTTAAAAATAGAAGAAGAGgctgaggaaaaagaaaatgagcagaGGCCAGAAAGTGCAATATCTGCCAAattggaaaaagaagaaagagcaGCCAGTGCCAGGTCCAGTAGGTCTCATAAATCTAACTGTAATGGCAACACAGGAGCAAGTTCTATAAGACAAGACAATACAGAAGATGTTGAAAATGCTAAGGACTGGGCTGCCAGCACATTATGTGGTAAATCAGCTTCCTCTCCAAATTCTCAACATTCAAATACAGATGTGGATGGCATGGTGAACAGAACCCCCAGTGCGATGTCAGGCAAATCACACACTTCTTCCAAGTCCTCCAAGTTCCAGAAGTCAGACCACAGTGCAGCATCTACAAACAAAGATGAGAAGCAAAATGAAAGTCAAGAGCGGGTTGCTAGTGCCATGTCTGTACAGTCAAAATCTTCAGTGAGATCCAGTACTTCTCACAAGTCAAATCCTAGCAAGAATCTCAAATCAGTGTCACCAGGTCCAAATGTTGTTACCAATAACACATCAGAAGGAGTTGATGAAGAAGGAAATGAGGCAACAGAGAGAGCACCAAGCACTGCATCAGCCAAATCAGAAAAATCTAATGTTTCACCCAATCATAGTGGAACAGCTGTTATTGAAACAGAAGATGCAGATGAAAAGATTGTGGAAGACAGTGCTCCAAGAAGTAAATCCTCTGAATGTTCTCTTGGCCAAACACTCTCGCCCAAAACGACACGTTCCCCAAGGACCCGCTCACCTAAAGTTCCAGCTGCATCCCCCAGCAGTCCTCAATCCTCTGTGCAAAAATTGTTGCCTGGCCCCAGTGTTAGAGAGACAAGAGGGCCCAGTGCCTTATCGGTTCACTCCACAACCTCTGCTAAATCTGGCAGGTCCAAATGTCACTGTGGAGCAGCTTCAGCACTTGAAAAGGAGGGGGAGGATAAGGAa GAGGCTTCTGAGAAGGCTGCTAGCATCTTATCTTCCTCTTccaaaagacagaggaaggaatCAGGAGGCACTGAACAACCACTGAGTCGACAGTCTTCAGGGTCAGTCTCTCTTGGGTTGCCAGAAGACCAAGAAACAGCTGACTCAGACAGTCGCAAGTCCACTGTTTCgtttcacacaaacactgacagtaaGAGTCGA AATAATGGCAATAAAAGCACTTTGTCTCAAAATCTTCCAGCGGTTGATATCCCCACCATTGAAACTCCAAGAGGtggtgaagatgaagaaagtggagggcagaaaacagaaagagcagCCAGTGCATTGTCAGCCAAAACCAGCAGGTCTCACAAGTCCTCTTGTAACTGTAGTTTCAAAGCAGCAGCTCATATGCTTGACAGTAAGCCTAAAGAGCAGCATGCTAGTGTAGGCCCAACAGGAAATGACCTTGAAACAGAAAGTGTTAAGTCTGCTTCAACATCAAAAGCTAGCAATCTGGATGCCCCCGACAACAGAACCTCATCTGCAATCTCATCAGCAAGTGCTAAAGTTCGAAAAAAATCCCCTGCAA ATTCAGCAAATAATTACAATGAAAACCAGAACATCAGTAGGCCCGCTAGTGAGGCCAAAGGGAAAGAAGATATTTCAGAAGACAAGAAAGCCAGTGTTCACTCCAAGAGTCCATGTTGTCTCAGGCCTGAGTCTGCATTTTCGGCTCAATCAGGATCAAAAATGAAAGCTTCAAAGCAAAGTAAAGGAGAAGATTCAGTCAAATCAGACAATCTGACTTCAGTCAAAGGTCAAAAGGCCAAATCTAATGTGGGAAGTGATTGTGGCAGTTTCAAAACATCCAGTTCTCAAAAGAAAGAAGCACTTATCAAACCCTCTAACCCCTGTCCCTTACACAGCTCCAGACTATGCAGCAAAGTGGACACATGTAGCGAAAGCACTCTGCttcactctctgtctgctgctgacCTGCTTAAGGAAACCATAGCTACATGTCCACACAGCCGACAGTCGAAGGCCAGCAAATCCAGCGACAAGACTAGGAGTGAGAAAAGTGCAAGGTGTCAGAGAATCAGGAACCAGAAGGATATGAAGGATGAGCAAGAACTGACGCCTGCCTGTCTACCCAATGCTTCCCCTAATGAGGTTGTTAGCGATTGGCTGCGAAGCATCCCTGCTAATAGCAGCATGCTGGCACTTGGCGAAGAGCTAAACGAGAGTGAGCAGAAGGACCTGGAAGATAAACCTGGAGAAGAGGTAGGAAAGGAGGGGGAGAGTCCTGAAGATGAGAATGTGGACAAGGAGGAGAAAACTGAGGCTGAAGAGGGa aagagttCAGATCCAGCCCCAAATGATGCAGTGGGGACTTCTTCTCACCCCAACACTCTTTTGTTGAGTGGTAATTCTCAGCCAAGGAACTGGCACTCTTCAGTAGCTGTGATGAAAGTTCTTCTGAGCTCTTCTCTGGGTCGATGCCGGAGCATGCCGGAG GTGTCTCCAGTTTATGGTCGGAGACTGAGTACATCAGCTAGAGGGCTCTTGGACTGTTTGGCCCAGCTCCAGCTCATTGAGCCCGCAGTGAGCCCTGGCTGTGACCAACAGAAAGACCGCAACCAGCAGTATGAAGATATTATGGGCATCCTTCAATCCCTCTGGCTCACTGAACCCAGGCAAAGTGAGACCAAGAAGGTCAAGGATGTTGGCAAAGAGCAGGTGACACCTCCGAGGTCCTCATCTGGGGTGGATATGAGCAGTGGCTCTGGTGGATCAGGAAAGGAGAATGGAAATCAAGGTGGAGATGAAACACCTGCAAAGGAGACAGAATCTTTACATGAGGATGAGGGAGCAGAAAAGGTTGTAAAAGAGGATGAGGAAAGGAATGCAGAGGCAGGAGATAAGGAAATTGAGGCAGAACCAGAGGAGACAACCACAGAGCAAGAAACAACGGACATAGCAGAGGAACAGTTGCAGGGTGAAGAACAAAGTACAGTCCCTCCAAGTCTGGACAGTCCAAAAGCCACTGAGAACCCATCATCGTCGGACAAGAGCTCTGGCAACGACAGCTCCAAGTCCCCCACTGATAATGAGCAAGAGACATTGGAGGACTCCAGTTCAAGCACACCCCCGACTGTCCTGCGAGCACCCTTGTCCAAAAGACTATCTCAAGACCCTGATCCAGTTTGGGTCTTGCACCTATTGAAGAAGCTGGAAAAACAGTTCATAAACCACTATATTAACGCTATGGCAGAATTTAAGGTTCGCTGGGACCTTGACGACAGCCTAGTCCTGGACACAATGATCTCTGAGCTCAGGGACGAGGTGAGTCGGCGCATCCAGAGCAGTGTCGAACGTGAGATGAGGAAGATTCAGAGTCGAGCTGGCAGAGGGGGGAGGATCCCCCGGCCGCCACAAGGAGGGAACCTCTCCAGGGAGTCCACCATGACAGAGAAGAGGCGTCAAATGTTAAAG gtcATGAAGAACCAATCAGTGAAAACCGCTGACTCTCTCAGCGATGGAGAGATGACAGGTGACTTCAGCGACCAGCGAAGCGACGATGAGTACTGCCCCTGCGATGCTTGTGTCCGCAAGAAAATGGCCGCCCGGCCTCTCAAAATCAACCCAATGGCAGCCGAAGCACCAGTGATGATGGAGTTTGACCTCCTTAAGATACTTCAGCTGAAGAAAAGCCCATTGCCTGCAACTGCAGCCAAGCCCCAATCCGTAGACGTGGAGGGTGACATAGTGATCTCAGATGAGGAGGGGAGGAATTTAGAGGTAGTgcgggaggaagaggaggaagatgaaacTAAAGAGGATATTAAAGCTGAAGTTGTTTTAGAGGAGACAATcccagaggagggagaggagataGGACAAGAAGAAGATTGGGTTgaggcaggagaggaagaggagatagaagctgaaaaggaagaaaatggtGTAGGTGAGGAGGTGCTGGAAGAGGGACAGACAGGTGGTGAGGAaactggagaggaggaggcatca TATGCCAGAAATGAGGAGGAGAGTGACAAggcaaaagaggaagaagaggctGAGGAAACTAGCGACAACACAGGTGAGGATAAATCAGCAGATGATGAAGAgacaggaggggaggaagagcgGGAGAACGTAGACGATGaagaagagacaggagaaaatgagacactAGACAACGAGGGCGAGACAGGAACTGGGGAAGAGGACAGTGACAACGAGACAGTTAGAGACGCAACAGCAGGTGAAGGAGAGATCATTGAAAATGGtgagaaggaggaggcagaggtgcAAGAGTGTGAGGTGTCTGATTTTAAGCCCGAGGAAGAAGAAACGACAGGCAGGAACcatggaaaagaagaggagatagGGGAGATAGACGATGACACTGCTGGAAGAAATGCGGCAAATGAAGAATCGACGCTGGTAGAGGAGTTTGTGGAGGGAAACGTCAGTGCATCGACAGAGgcggaggatgaggatgatgggaatgatGCCACCGGAGAGGGGGAGTCACATGAGGAtggaaagggaagaaaaagtgaGGAGCAGGAAATGGAGTCAGCTGAGGAGGAAACAGCCTCGCCACAG GACCAGGGGGCGGCTCCAGCTGTCTGTGTGactgagggagaggaggcagaCGCCGAAGACTCGGACACCGACAACAAACATCCAAGTGACACCAGTGCAGACGAATCGGGACGCGACGGTGCTGGAACCCCAGGAGACGAGGagatagagggagggagagatggagttGAGGAGGAGGTTGTGGGGGATGCTGTGGAGGAGTTCAAGcctgaggaagaggatgaggaggcgGTGAACAGCAACAAAAGGGTAGTTGGTGCTCTCCTGCATCAGTTCACCAGGACCTCTGTGGAGTGTCAGCTCGGCTCCTTGGAGGACATTGACATGGATTCGCGCCTGAACCCTGTAAGCTCCGTTGAAGTGCCCAAAACGGGTGTATCCACTGGTGGTGGTACAAGCCAGAGAAGGAGCCGGTCGGCAGCCAGGGATAAACGGCGCAAACCCAAGGAGAGTGACGTCGAACTGGATAACTTTTAA
- the LOC120798212 gene encoding XK-related protein 6-like: MAAQSDGGKARVGCGGGGGGGGGGFAQLYDVDAEEPLDSAAIHICQCCRSSACYWGCRSACLGSLLGGGQPAGGVGIRETHCPPREQLWLDCLWIILALLVFFWDVGTDLCLAADYYRRQDYLWFGLTLFFVLVPSVLVQILSFRWFVQDYTGGGLGEVEGLTKRGAVALGCLYPGRDRLQLASIWLWQATIHILQLGQVWRYIRTLYLGIMSRRQKEHQRRWYWAMMFEYADVNMLRLLETFLESAPQLVLQLCIMIQENRAETLQCISSLASLLSLAWVLASYHKLLRDSRDDQRSMSYRGALLHLFWRLFTISSRVLSLALFASLFHIYFGIFVVLHWCAMAFWVVHGGTDFCMSKWEEVLFNMVVGIVYIFCWFNVKEGRTRYRMVAYYTVVLAENTLLTGLWYAYRDPVLTDSYAIPALCSVYLTFAGGVLVMLLYYGFLHPATAHLQPSPASSCCAQLLWGLPLPPSAPPTAPPTPAHMTKSQTEEDVAETCLPVFQVRSVAPTAKPEGPLIKIDMPRKRYPAWDAHYVDRRLRRTINILQYITPAAVGIRYRDGPLLYELLQYESSL; this comes from the exons ATGGCCGCGCAGTCGGACGGCGGCAAAGCCAGGGTCGGgtgcggcggcggcggcggcggcggcggcggcggcttCGCCCAGCTGTACGACGTCGACGCCGAGGAGCCGCTGGACTCCGCCGCGATCCACATCTGTCAGTGCTGCCGCTCCTCCGCCTGCTACTGGGGCTGCCGCTCAGCCTGCCTCGGCTCTCTGCTCGGCGGGGGCCAGCCTGCCGGAGGGGTCGGCATCCGAGAGACTCACTGCCCGCCCCGGGAGCAGCTGTGGCTGGACTGCCTCTGGATCATCCTCGCCCTCCTCGTCTTCTTCTGGGACGTTGGCACGGACCTGTGCCTGGCGGCGGACTACTACCGGAGGCAGGACTACCTCTGGTTCGGCCTCACTCTCTTCTTCGTGCTGGTGCCGTCGGTGCTGGTCCAGATTCTGAGCTTTCGCTGGTTCGTGCAGGACTACACCGGCGGGGGGCTCGGGGAGGTGGAGGGGCTGACCAAGCGGGGCGCGGTGGCTCTGGGGTGCCTGTACCCCGGCAGGGACCGCCTGCAGCTGGCCAGCATCTGGCTGTGGCAGGCCACCATACACATCCTCCAGCTGGGACAAGTGTGGAG GTACATCAGGACACTGTATCTGGGCATCATGTCGCGTCGACAGAAGGAGCACCAGCGGCGCTGGTACTGGGCCATGATGTTCGAGTACGCCGACGTCAACATGCTGCGGCTGCTGGAGACTTTCCTGGAGTCCGCACCTCAGCTGgtgctgcagctctgcatcATGATCCAGGAGAACCGGGCCGAGACGCTGCAGT gCATCTCCTCCCTGGCCTCCCTCCTGTCTCTCGCCTGGGTTCTGGCCTCCTACCACAAACTGCTGCGGGACTCTCGTGACGACCAGCGCAGCATGAGCTACCGCGGGGCGCTGCTACACCTCTTCTGGCGCCTCTTCACCATCTCGTCTCGTGTCCTCTCGCTCGCCCTCTTCGCCTCCCTCTTCCACATCTACTTTGGCATCTTTGTGGTGCTCCACTGGTGCGCCATGGCCTTCTGGGTGGTGCACGGAGGCACCGACTTCTGTATGTCCAAATGGGAGGAGGTGCTCTTCAATATGGTGGTTGGTATTGTCTACATTTTCTGCTGGTTTAACGTGAAGGAGGGCCGGACGCGGTACAGAATGGTGGCGTACTACACCGTGGTGTTGGCTGAGAACACCCTCCTCACTGGGCTGTG GTATGCCTACAGGGACCCAGTGTTGACCGACTCCTACGCCATCCCAGCACTGTGCAGTGTCTACCTGACATTCGCCGGCGGCGTCCTGGTCATGCTGCTGTACTACGGCTTCCTGCACCCTGCCACTGCCCACCTGCAGCCAAGCCCGGCCTCGTCCTGCTGCGCCCAGCTGCTGTGGGGTCTCCCTCTACCCCCGTCTGCCCCGCCGACCGCACCGCCCACTCCAGCTCACATGACAAAGTCACAGACGGAGGAGGATGTGGCCGAGACGTGTCTTCCCGTCTTCCAGGTGAGGTCGGTGGCCCCCACCGCCAAGCCCGAGGGCCCGCTTATAAAGATCGACATGCCCAGGAAGCGTTACCCGGCATGGGACGCCCACTACGTAGACAGGCGCCTGCGGAGGACTATAAATATCCTGCAGTACATAACGCCAGCCGCCGTGGGCATCCGCTACCGTGATGGACCCCTACTGTATGAACTGTTGCAGTATGAGTcctcactctga